AGTGCATGAAATCCCAAACAGCGAGGTACCCGCCCCCCCATCTTCCGCAGGCTTCAACAACGTAAAGTAGGAGAAATCCTCGGTCAGAGCATGCGCGCCGTCGCTGAGGGCCATGAAAGGCAGCAACCCCCAATCATATTCCACCGCCGGGTCGAACCCTTCTGGCTCTGCGCCGAACCATTTTTCGACTTCGGGGCCGCGAGCATGGTGAAAATCGACTATGCAGACTAAGGGTGTGAAATGCGGTCTAGCGCTCGCAGCTGTGgtgggtgtgggagggaCAGAGGACGACATTATTACGGTATGACGCTGTTGCTAAAAGCTATTGACGCTTTGCCCGAAAGCTATTAAATCGGTGTTGCCATGAACTGATGCTTGACAGCTGCGCTCGAGGtcaggagagaaagagacaaAAAGACGGTATGGGATGACCCGAGAAGTGTGAATGGCGGGGCAATTGGCTGGTGCAGTTTGGGCAAGGCTTCGAGCTTTCTACCCCTTTGTCCAGTTATGCTGATTTTTGAGAATGCAATATCACCAAGGCTGTGCTGATAGTAAATACAGTGTTGCGTGCGTATCAGATACTCGTGCTCGCCCgggccgtcgtcgtcgtcgtcgtgtATCGGTGGACTACTTTCGCCCGGTTTGTTAGCTGTAAGGAAAGTGACGTGCTGTGCTgcggttgaggttgaagtgCCGCTCCGCTGCCAGCGCATCAAATCTCCCCGCGGCAGGCAGGGCGGTTATTGATTAGCGTGATCCTTTAGGCTTAGCGCTCTGGAAAATGGGGATCTGCAAATGCGAATCGACGTACCAAGACCTGCGAGTCGATGTCCATGTGGATGAATTGGGATGAAGGGAATCAGGTGAAGTAAAAATGAAACGTAGAGATCAGACCACAAGCTTTGACTTTCTTGATGACCAGTAAGTTCATTCACAGTCCTTCAACCTGGCTCCCTCGCTATGGCTTGCCGTCTGTGAACCGTGCTGCCCTGGTTGACAAGGCAGTCAACATCACAGCAACCATTGAGACGCAGGCGCCGCCGGCTACCAAGTGACGTGGGCAATGGAAAAAAGTATCCGGCAGTGTAATGTAAGGGGGCTTCTTCTCGGGTCCCGGGATCTGCCCTGGTCGGATCAGGCTGCCGGTACACCATGTGTAGGGTCAGTGGTGAAACACTGACTACTGTTCATGAAGACGTAGAGGCTGGAGACAGTCAAGTGAAACTGGAAATCTCGAATAACCCATAAATGCAGCCGCTGGCCAGCAGTTACACCTGGCACGATATCAAGTCCCAAAATTAGATACCAAACATTGACCCGCATTGGATATGCAAAGCTGATCCCGCAGTCCTTTACCAATCGTATAGGCCTCAGCAAAACAATCCTTAGCCAGCATGTGGATATGGAAGCCGTCGATGCCGACGTGTCCTGCATTGCATGACAGGGAGCAAACAGATCGATCACAGCATCTACAGTTCTTGGTCAATGGTAACCAGAGATCCAAGTCACCGCTTGATCGGGCCCATATGTTGCGGAGGACCggccgttgaggttgggAAGTTTCATAATTGAACAATATATACCTTAGTCATAGGCACAAaacatacatacacacacacacgtaACTTGAATGGAACTATATCTTCATTTCCCCGTAGAATCAGGTTACCTGACTGACTGATCAAGATTGCCTCTTTGCCCACGATCCCTGCTGTGGCATGGCTTACAGACTTGCGCTGTTGCAACAAAGTCGAAATCATGATCATCATCGTTAAAATCTGCTAAGTTCGGCTCCTCTCATGTGAACcccacaacctccatccATCTAGACACGCGCCTTATACCATATCCAGCAAGAACAATGAGATAAAGATATGAACCATCCCTCCTTTCGTGTACTGGTCTCCCGGGTTCTTCCTGTTGAACCTTCTTTCGAAAGTGAATTCTCCAGCAGCCGCTATGCCATGCCCATTAAAACTCGCCCATTTTGTTGCTTCAGACATGCAGGTCACAACTCGAGACAGACTCCTCAATGAAAACGccgagaaaagaaaagggcaCTGAAAATAACCCACGAGACATGGCTGTCGAGTTGGTAGCAACCATCACACAGGACCACCCATATCGGGTACCTGGATGCTCCTTCTGTGTATTACCCACCCTGCCGGATCCCGATTCCGAGCTCATTGACCCGCGAATTGACCCTCCATGGAAACACTGCCGGCCTCGACGTTGTGATAGTCCAGAATTTCCGAGTACCTGTTGTTAACGAATAGCATCAGTGAACCAGGTCCccaatccccaacctcagACATTGGAATTACTCACATCATTATCTTCCATGTGTCAACTGGCAAATCAGCGTCGTTGAAGCTCCAGTCGAacttctcctcggcaacTGGCTCATCGGTAGGATCGTGATATGGTGCCAGGTATTCGTGCGACAACGCCTCGGTGGCCGTTATCCGCTTCTTGGGATCGAACACGAGCATGTGCTCCAAAAGATCGATGGCTAGTTCAAGTTAGTATCCCTGCTTGAACGATCAACGCGGGTGGGAACACATACCAGCAGGATCGGCGTTCTTGAATTTGTTCTTCAGCGGTTGTCGTTCGCGCTTGGGAAGGGACTTGACAAATCTCAGGGTCTAATAGCTCCAGTCAGCATTTAAGGCCATTTTGTTCAAGATCAGCTGCCCGTATGGCTGCATGCAATAAGGTCCACGTACGTTCTCGCtggcgatggtgttgatAACATCATCGGGGGGCGTGCCCAAGAGTTCAGTAATGATGGAGAACTGGTTGACATGATCCTTTCCAGGGAAAAGGGGCTTGCCCTCAAGCATCTCAGCGAAGATGCAACCGGCACTCCAAATATCCACCTCAACATCATACTTTTGCCACGTGAGCATAATTTCGGGTGCGCGGTAATATCTCGTCGAAACGTAACCCGTCATCTGGGGGTCTTGAATGCGAGCCAGACCGAAGTCGCAAATCTTCAAATCGCAGTTTTCGTTGACCAGAATGTTGCTTGGCTTCAAATCGCGATGGACAACGCCGGCCGAGTGCACGTATTTCAGTCCGCGCATGATCTGGTACAAAAAGTACTGGATGAACTGCTTTTCAAGAGGTCTAGAGGtgaggaggcgatggagatCGGTGCCGAGCAATTCGGTGACGAAGTAGCTGATAGCAAATCAGTTCCAAGCCCGATAATGCTGCTCCCGGTGTTACACTTACATATCTTCCAGTGGAGAGATGAAGATGTCACTGAGGGAGATAACATTTTCGTGCTTCAAGTGCTTCAGCAGCTTGAGCTCTCGGTATGTTCTCTTGGCAAGTACGGGAGTGCTGAAGGGCTTCatgatcttcttgatggcgacaTTGGCGCTGGTGAGCTGGTCTTTGGCGGAGCTATGCGCACATTCCTCATCAGTACAACTCGCTGACAACAGCACAAACTATTATCGGCCGGGAGTAGCTATTCATACCAAACAAGTCCAAAAGCACCCATTCCAACAGGTTGGAGATCCGAGTACCTAATCCCGCGTCAGAGCACACTTCTCGAACATCCTTTGAACACAGCCATACGAACCTCGAGGTAATCTCGAAGGTGGTCCCAAAAATCTGAGCACGAACGAATTCAGCCATGGTGGGCGGGTTGTATTGCGTTGTCGAGTTTGTCGAGTCGAGTCGAGCGTGCGGTGGCGGCAACAATGCAGGAAATGTGGCGGGGAAGATAGATGCCGGTGGACAATCGTGGGCGCTGCGCGAGATTCTAGACGACCGGCAAGCGAAGAATGTTCGGGAAGCGATCGGCGTCTACTTGGACGGGCAAAAGCGGTTGTGGACAAGAATGCGAGTGCGGTCAAAGTCGTCCAAGGAAGAGAGAACAGCGGGGTTGCTCGCTAGGTAGGTGAGGCGGGGGGCGAGCAGAACACTGTGCTGTTGACGGTTTCGTCGGGTGCGGGGATTGGGTATCTTGAATGCAGAGGACAAATTTAGCTGCGCCCGGATGGATTTCAGGGAATTGCGCTGGAAAGAGGGCCAGGAAAAATAGGCGGGTCTTTGGTGGTAGGTTTCAGTGGGCCGGTTCAGTGCGCGTACCTGCAGTCTCCAGCAAAAATGATGAAACTCTCAACAGAAAAGAGAGCTGACGGAGCTCTTGATCGAGACAGGCCGGGTCGCTTCTGCTGTTACGCGGCAACTGGTAGTCTTGTATTCGCGTGGTCTGGGTGTGGCACGCTGCGATCGTTTTGGTTCAGGATGGGGGCAATAAACCGGAAATTCTGTCGATGGAGCGAATGAAATGCGCTGCTCAAAAAACCACTATTACTGACGAATGTCCTGCTTGGCAACCTGATGCTCGACAGTTTCCGACTGTTCGTACGGATTTGGGGTCTCGAGCCCTGAATAGCGAAATGTCTTTTTGcacgagggggaggaggcaatAATCGCCCTgacagacgacgacgacacagTCAAATCAAAATGTTGGGATCGATCGTGCAGGCGGAAGTTCGTGTGCAAaggagagaggagagagagagagagaataGGTCCAGGATGGTCGATAGTTATTATTCTGGTgtcaagggggaggggggaggggtagaTGGTCATGTATTCAGGACAAGACAGGCTGGCACCCTTGGTGTGGTTGCAAGGTGGGATGGCAGCGGAGGGAcgtggatggatggggccGGGATGTGACACGCGGGGCCTTGCGACGGGGAGAACAGGGTATGGATCTGAATCTTCTCAAATTCCATGCTTTGGCACGCCCACTTTCCGGTCTAACCCATCAAGATTGGAGTGCCAGCTATTCATCACATCACTTCCAGAGGTCCCTGAGTAGTAGGGCCACTAGGGCGCATTGGCTGCTAAGCAGTGTATGTTTTGCAGTGTAATCAACTAACTACCTTACCCATCTCTTCAGCGTTCGACCTGACTGGGATTTGCATGGAAGGTGTCTATCTGTTCCACAGGCGCCGCAATGAACCTGGCAGCGTGATCCTTGCCTGCCCTACAAAGAGCTGAGCTCCATCAGCCCCTCACTTGTAGTAACTGCTCCTTGGGCGCAAATGCCTTGCAATACCCATCTTCGAGCTGCTCTGCACGAAAAGTGAAGATTTGTAGGGTGTGCTGTACCAACACTGCCGATTGGTATGCCCATGGGCCTCAACGGTTTCGCCAATCCGGCAGCGCGCCATCCCAAAGTGATCGAGGCATCGAAAGCAACAGTTGGGTGAACAGACAGCAGCGAGGAGGGGAAGCCAAGCCTATGACGTAGGTgcgtggtggggttgttgcaGCCCTTGTCGCAGAGAGTGTGGGGTCATGTCTGTTCAGCCAATCCTGCGATTTCCGCAGTCCCCGGTTCTCGTCCCGGCATCGAACAATTTGGCGTGCGATCGATGCTCGTCGAAGCAGACATCTGGCGGTCTGAGCAGTCCGTCTTCTCATGTTTCTTGAAACCCATCACGGGGTCCGTTTTCACAACCGCCGCTGCAAACTGCCCGAACCACACacatcccccaaacccaactgTGTCGGACATTTCGCTCCGGAGAAGGCCGGCTTGTACCAAGTTCCATCGTGCGTGCTCTCTGTAACAAACCCAATTGCATCCCATGCCTATGTCCAGTGACATATGCTGGAGAGACCCTGTCATTTCAGGCACAGGGAACACAGCCAAACACTTGGTATCAACCACACTACTACTACAACATGCAAATGCATCGTCATTTTCTCTCTCATTCCCAGCCATACCTCCGCATCGTCAATTCTAGGGATTCTCAGGGTCCTGACAATTGCCCGTGCGCCATTCCCACACACCATCGAAATACGGAGTACATTGGTACATTCTTCCCCATACCGTGATGTGATGTGCATTTTTCACCCCTTGTGAAGCTTCCCGGCCCTCGACAATCTAGACCACAGGTTGTCCAAGAATGCCTCATGATCATCAGGGGAACCGCAAAGCAGAAGCATGGCAATATCTCCCGAGAGGCTTTAGCAGGCACCAGAGAAACTGATCAGCTCATCTTTTCAAAATAAGCTTCTCCCTCGTACCATTCCCACGGGACGTATATCCGCACACACCCGAGCTACCTTCCACCTGCTGTTCTGCCCGAGGCTTCTTTGTGATAGAGATGTCCCTCGCCATCAACTTTGGGCTGTTGGTGTATGTACTTGGGTAGCCTAACCATGCGCAGTCTTCTGAAACGTCATGATAGCTAGCGGCCTACTGCCAGGACAGTCCGTCTCCCAACAACTTTAACAACCCGCGGCATCAAATGACCCTGCATGTTGGATAACAATGGGATGTCCAACGGCTTGGGGCTGGGCGGGGAAAACGCAATTCGCAGCCGCAAGCGGGGGCAGGGGCAAGCTCGAGACTACGCTATCTCATGCACAATGACGTCGAAATCTCTATTGCCCAGCCCGGACCCTGGTCGCTTAGCGGGTACGGACAGGGTAACACGTAGAACcctggaaaagaaaagaaggggacCCTTCAGCCGTCATGACATTTGGTTAACCCACGAAGATGCAGCGAGGACACACCTAACGCGAGCTGAGTTcctctttttcattttggaTGCGATGCCGAGTCTGCAGATCAAAGTCAGCTTGCCTCTTTTCAGTAGGTTGACATGGGTTTGGGGCGTATTCATCATAATAATGGTTGCAAAAATATATGAGTGATAATTCTCGTCATCATTATGTTAAGAGTTCCATTCAGCTGCCCACGGATAAATCGCATCAGCTGGAGTTGGCTGACTCGGTATGTAATGCAATTGGCATGGTTGGGCACTTGCAGTTATTGTGGATTCCCAATTATTTTCATACCGCACACAAACAGCCTCCATGCCCACTTGGGTCATCACGTTGGGCTGGCATATCAGCAGCTACATTGTGGGactcaacagcagcccaaATGGCCATGAGTCCTAGAACAGAAGACCGCAATCAGATGAAAGAACGGCAAACTCATGGGGCAGAAAATATGATTCAAAGGTCTGTCATCTCATCATTCCAGGCCATAACCCATACCACCGACGTACTAGGATtgctgccatcaagatcttGACGACCCAACCGCTCTTTTTCATGCCCGCATTCTACTTGCTACCACGCCCAATGAATGGCAGCTTCTGATAGAGGTGTTTCTCACCATGCTGTTTCCTTTTTTGGCCTGCCTCTGCCTTTTTGAGTCCGGGGAGGACGACCTAcgctccttcctccttctccacacGGAGAGGCTCGATGTTCCAGATGCCCTCAGCATACTCATTGATACAGCGATCCGAGCTGAAGAAGCCCATTCTCGCTACCGATGTGATGCACTTGGTAATCCACTCCTCCTGATTCCGGTACGCATCGTCCACCAACGCTTGCGTTTCAATGTATGAGTGGAAGTCGTCAGAAACAAGATAGTAGTCGCCGTGGTCTCGGACAGCCGAGATCAGAGCGGCAAAATCTTGTGTGCTGCCGAAGGTGCCCTTCTCGATTTCCTGGAATACCCGGTTGAGATCGGGGTCAATCTCATGCGTGCCGTACGTGTGTGCGTGGCGGAGATCCTCAACATCTTCAGCAAGGTTGCCGAACAAAAAGATGTTGTTCTCCCCAATCTCGCGCGTGATCTCGATGTTGGCACCGTCGCAGGTACCGATGATGAGACCACCATTGAGTACAAACTTCATGTTACTTGTGCCAGAGGCCCTATAGAGATTGGTGGTTAATTTCCGTGCTGCGGCAACAAGGAAAGGCATCACTTACTCAGTACCGGCAGTCGAGATGTGCTCGCTGATGTCCGAGGCAGGAATGATGATCTCGGCCTTGCTCACGTTGTAGTCCTCGAGGAAAACCACCTTGAGCAGGTCGCCAATGTCCTCATCGTTGTTGACCACCTTACCCACACTGTTAATCAAGTGGATAATCTGCTTGGCCATCCAGTATCCCGGAGCAGCCTTGCCGCCAAAAATGGACACtcttggctgctgcttcttgcgCTCCTCGGGTGACATAGCCTTGAGTGTGAGGTAACGATGGATAACACCAAAGATGTTGAGCTGCTGGCGCTTGTACTCATGAATACGCTTGACTTGCACATCAAATAGGGCGGTTGGGTCGACGGTGACGCCCGCGCTCGCCTGGATATGCTTGGCAAGACGCTCCTTGTTGGCAAGCTTGATGTCGGCCCATTCCTTGCGGAAAGCCTTATCCTTGACGTACAGCTCGATCTTGTTGAGCTCATTGAGGTCCGTCAAAAAGTCCTTGCCACCAGTCTTGCTCGAAATCAATTCGGACAGACGGGGATTGGCCTGATGAAGCCATCTGCGAGGCGTGATACCGTTTGTGACGTTGGTGAACTTGTCGGGGCCGAAGATGGTCACGAAGtccttgaagatggtggtctTGATGAGATCCGAGTGCAGCTCAGCAACACCATTGACCTTGTGAGAACCCACAATAGCGAGATGAGCCATGCGAACCATCTTGGGCTGCGACTCCTCAATGATGGAAACGCGCCCCAAAAGATCGCGCTCCTCGGGGAATCGGCGCTCGACACTCTGGAGGAAGTAGAGGTTGATGTCGTAGATGATCTGCAGATGACGGGGAAGAAGATGCTGAATCAGGGGAACAGACCACTTCTCGAGGGCTTCAGGGAGCACGGTGTGGTTGGTGTAGCCGAAAGTGTTAGTGACGATGTTCCAAGCCTCATCCCACTCGAGACCCTCCAGATCCAGCAGAATGCGCTGGAGCTCAACAACCGcgagggttgggtgggtgtcATTGAGCTGGATGGCAACCTGCTCGGGGAACTCTTTCCAGGGGCGCTTGGACTTCTTGAAACGACGGACAATGTCGTACAGCGAGGCGGCAACCCAGAAGTATTGCTGCTTCAGACGCAGCTCCTTTCCGCGCTCAAGGTTGTCGTTGGGGTAAAGCACCGCCGAGATTGTCTCGGCGCGTTGCTGATCGGCCACAGAGCTTTCGTAGTCACCGTTGTTGAACTTCTGGAAGTCAAACTCGCCACTGGCTGCTGTGCTGGACCACAACCTCAAGTTGTTCGTAGAAGGGGTCGCGTAACCAGGGATGGGCACATCGTAGGCGACTGCCTTGACGATCTCACCGCCCTCCCAGTGGGCAACGGTCCTCCCGTTCTCATCAGTCGACTTGCGAACGTGGCCAAAGAATTGGATATCAACAGTAACATCGTGTCTAGGGAACTCCCAAGGATTGAAGTCCAACCAATAATCAGGAACTTCCACCTGGTACCCATCAATGATCTCCTGTTTGAAGATGCCATAGCGATATCGCAAGCCGTAACCCCAAGCTGGGTAGTTGAGACTGGCAAGACTGTCCAGGAAGCAAGCGGCAAGGCGGCCCAAACCACCATTGCCGAGAGCAGCGTCGTGTTCTTGTTCAATCACATCCTCAATGCGGAAACCAAGGTCGGCGAGGCCAGCTAAACAGTTGCTGATCAGCATCGTGCTCAAATGCCACACCCCTTCAGAGCCCACTCACCCTTGGCCGTATCCTTTTGTCCGATATTGAGCATAGCGTTGTCGAGAGCCCTTCCCATCAGGAACTCCAAGCTTAGGTAGTAAAGTCTCTTGCTGTCAACGAACGTCTGGCGCTGCTGGGTGCGGTTCCACTCAAGGATAAGGCGATCGCGGAAGGCGAGACTGCATGCCGAATAAGCTGCAGATTCGTCGCAGTTGAACATGCTACGAGCGAGCGTGGTCTCGACATGACGGACGACCTCAGACTCGAAGCCATCTTTGTCCTTGAAACCGCTGACCTGATGCTTCAGCCAGGCCTCACGTTGCGGCTCAGGGATGGAAGCTAGATGCCAAGGAGACGTTGTTAGCCCATGCACCTGCAGGTTCTTGGCACCCCGCCTGTCTCACACAAGCCCTTGGGAATCCGTGAGGGGCAATCAAACAGGTGGGGGAGCTGCTTGCGCTCATCGCCCAACTATGAGAGCTGTCACCAAAGCTCCCGAGACATGAGCAGCCCCTTCCCTCTTCATGAGACAATTGGCCGGAAATAGACTCAACATACCTTCCACACTCTTGATCTCTCCGGCACCGAAGCCGGTAAAGGTGCGTTTGTGCTTGGGCCGGGAGATGCCCGCTGGGCCGACAGAGCCCTGGATGTCCACAATCGGGGCTCCCATGGAGGGGCGACGCTGtctggtggggagggattCGGACGCCATGGTAAGAAGAGGCTTCCAAGTTGCCGGACTGGAAGAAAATGTCAGACACCTTCAAGTTTGTTCCCTTCAGAGGAGGGGTTCGAAGTTTaaaagagaggaaaaggagacTACAGGCGGCAAAAGAGCCAAGGCAGGTCAAGCACGCTTACGTAGTAGAGGGCAAGTCGATAAGATCAGCTCAGGCTTGAATTGGGCGTGGTGGGGTAGCTGGCTGCTCTGGCGTGTCTGGGTGTCACTGTCTAGCAGCGAAGCTATTGGCGGTCTAGGCAATGGGGCGGGTAgatgaggtggtgatggttgtgtaTAACGATGAGAGAGGAGCGGCGGGGAGTGCAGGACAAGAACCCACACAAGAATAGTTGTAAGACGGAGAAGAGatggaagagaagagaatgagacgacgaggagctggtggaaaGAGCCTTCCATATAACTTTTACGCCCGGTCGGTCACCAACCGTGTGAGCCAAACTTAGCAGCAAAAGCTCCAGGAATCCTGCTCCTGCCTTCCTGCACAGCGCCGTTCGCACTCCCGGATCCATGCTGTCCTGTTGTGGATGGCACCCGACTGAGGAGAGAGGTCCTTGGGGACAGAACTGCATCCCCTGCCCatgcaccacccaccacctccaccaccactgaccACCACtactgaccaccaccactgaccacctcctccttcctgcAGCTTTTCAATATGGGGAGCTTTCTGGCCCTTTCTTCCAGGTGCTTGTCTGCGACTTGATTGGCTTTCCTGGTGCATTGGTCCTCCGCATCTCCTGCAACTCGGCCAAGTCACGACCTTGGGCCGTGCCTGTCTCCATTTCAGTCGACATTCTGCATGGCCGTTGACACGAGTTTCGATGTCATTGTGCTGCTCCGACCAGGCCGAGACGTTGTTCGGATGCGTAACGCGGGGTAGGTGATCTGGAAGAGCCGAGAGCCATCTCTCGTTCCACCTGGCGGATTGTCATCAACTCGCAAGTGGAAATGCCACTGGTTTGTTGCGGCGTGGGGCTGGGACACAGCTGCTGTGATGATTGATTGGGCTTGGAGAATCCCCCACATTATGCCTGAAACTCTGCATCATCATTCTTATATCTAAGGGCGGTAGCATTGGGTTATCCTGGCATTCCCACGGCTTGACAAAGCAGATCGAGATCGTAAGGCCATCATCATGTTAGGCATTTGCTTCATCAACCAACCGAACCGGCGccaagcatcaccaacacacCGAGCCTGCAGTCTTCAGCCCAACTCTACTCCACTCCGAGCCCACCCAGACTGCCCTGCTTGACGTGTTGCATCATTAATGTCTTATTAGTCGAGATGACAGACTTGAATACAACGTCGTTCAAGGTTAACATCCCAAGTCATGAGGAGATCTCATAATTGGGTTGATAAGGTGGCTATCAGGTAGACACCCTCTGCCGAATATGAACACCACTCTCACTGATCTGGAAGTATGCTCGTAATATGGCAGAAACAATGCCAGCCAATTTGACTGGGACTCTTTGACCTGTTTCTTCGAGAGCTGTCAGAAGACTTGTGATAAAAAGCATGAAAGGAACATTTTCATACAAAGAAAGGGTGGGCAAAACGTGTTTCAACCACACGGCACGGAACGGCTCGGGAGACCCAAACACCAGGCAAGGTGCCCATGTCTTTGAGTACATCAAAACAAACATTGCGGCTCGGGAACATCAACAAGGGGCTTGCCATGCCTTGTGACCTTGGACTGTTCTTGTTAGAGCGAAACAATATCCCGCAGAGCCATTCCCAATACGACCCAAAAGCACCAGACACTCTGACCAAAAATATGTGGTTTGGCGCCCTCTGAAAGTATCGTATACATGAAATTTTGATTCTTCACCCCAGCTCGTTGCAGACAGCTCGAAAAGGGACTTCGGGATCTAAGATCATCTATTTAGTTGGTATGGATAGATAGGAGGACAAGACTAGTAAGGTGTAGTTGGAAAGGGCACGGGTCGTCTCAGACGCCCATCATCCCTTGCTTTTCACTGACATGTCTTCAGGAACCTGTTTTCTCCTCCTGAAGTTCTATCCTTTTCTGCCTTTTCCGCCTGTCCATCCCTCGCTCCTGCTCCGGAATCGTAAAATCAAAATAAAAGACAGAACGTTGCTCAAAAATAAAAGTCGTTGTTTCACCCATGGCCTTGTACGCCGTGTCATATGCAGAGGAAAGCCCAGGCTGAAGCTATGTCGTGTGTTGTGAAGTGGGTTCTGTGTCCAGGATATCGGGTGAGAGGTTTTTGGTGGATTACAATATTCCTGCAGCTAGATTCCCCGATAGAGGGATCTGTACATTATCAATCAATAAGGAGAGATTCGAGTGTCGCTATTTGCTGACTTTCCTCGGATCGAATCGTGCCTGTGTTCCTTGGTAGGATGGGAGGGTGATGCTTTCGGGATCAACAGCTGCCAGGCACAGCAGTCCTGAAATACGCTTGATCGTGCGGGGAGTACGCCTCCGACTCTGGAGGATGCGTGAGGGGGCATCTATAGAATACCAGAATCCTTCAGCGCGTTGTTCAGGATCGTCTCCTTAACCGCAGCAAAAACCAGACGGATGTTGCTAGTATCTGTCGCTTGTGTCAAGCTGATCGATCGTTAGCATCATAAAAAAAGCAAAACGACGGCGGGATAGAGAACAACTTACTGAGGGTAGAGATTTAGATGCGCCCTGTTCACTTGGTTGAATCTCCAGAGCAGATACTTGGCTGCCTTGTTGACGTCGTTGCCTCCCGAGTAATCGGGGAAATAGTTGCTGAGTGGAGATCGGCCCAGTTTCTGCTTGAAGATATCAACCTTgttcaagaacaagatgaTACTCGTGCGCATAAACCACCGTGAGTTGACTACCGAGTCGAAAAGTAGTAGTGACTCCATCATACGGTTCTAGAAATCCAATTAGCATCACGGAGACATAACTTGATGCGCCACGAATCGCGTACCTGACTGCTTTCTTCTAGCAAGACCTGATCGTACTCGCTCAAGGCCACACAAAAGATGATAGAAGTGACGTTCTCAAAACAGTGGATCCACTTCTTGCGTTCGCTGCGTTGACCACCCACGTCAAACATGCTGTGAACTGTCAGTGTTGTTCCAGGCAAGACTGGCAGCATGAAAACTCACTGAATACTGAGTTGGCCCATCTTGAATCTCGTCTCGTAGATACCTGTGGTCTTCGTTCTCGCCCGAAGCACATCCATCTCATTGGGGATGTACTCCTTGTGTGCAATTCTTGCAGCCTCGTCAAAAAAGCTGCCAGTGAAGTTAGATGCCAGTCCGTGCCCCTCGGTTCAAACACAAGAAACTCACTATTCCGCAGAGTCCATCAAGTAGAACTCTGTTTGCCTTTCCATGAGCAGCTCCTTGGCCGGGTCGTTCCATAATGACTGGATCGCCACGCTGACCTTTGCGTCAATGGTCTGTGGGTTGGTATCGAGGGAGTAATCAATCAAAAAGTCGAGATGTCGCTTGTTCTCGTCCAGTACTGGCTCGATGTCGAACTGGCGCATGGCGCTGGCGACCGATTTGGCGCATTCCAGCAGGTTTTTGAACACGGTGGGTCTGTAATTCTTGAGCTCTTCA
This genomic stretch from Podospora bellae-mahoneyi strain CBS 112042 chromosome 1 map unlocalized CBS112042p_1.2, whole genome shotgun sequence harbors:
- the HOG1 gene encoding MAPK protein hog1 (COG:T; EggNog:ENOG503NVMG), with the translated sequence MAEFVRAQIFGTTFEITSRYSDLQPVGMGAFGLVCSAKDQLTSANVAIKKIMKPFSTPVLAKRTYRELKLLKHLKHENVISLSDIFISPLEDIYFVTELLGTDLHRLLTSRPLEKQFIQYFLYQIMRGLKYVHSAGVVHRDLKPSNILVNENCDLKICDFGLARIQDPQMTGYVSTRYYRAPEIMLTWQKYDVEVDIWSAGCIFAEMLEGKPLFPGKDHVNQFSIITELLGTPPDDVINTIASENTLRFVKSLPKRERQPLKNKFKNADPAAIDLLEHMLVFDPKKRITATEALSHEYLAPYHDPTDEPVAEEKFDWSFNDADLPVDTWKIMMYSEILDYHNVEAGSVSMEGQFAGQ
- the GPH1_2 gene encoding Non-essential glycogen phosphorylase (EggNog:ENOG503NVUR; COG:G), with translation MASESLPTRQRRPSMGAPIVDIQGSVGPAGISRPKHKRTFTGFGAGEIKSVEASIPEPQREAWLKHQVSGFKDKDGFESEVVRHVETTLARSMFNCDESAAYSACSLAFRDRLILEWNRTQQRQTFVDSKRLYYLSLEFLMGRALDNAMLNIGQKDTAKGEWALKGCGI
- the GPA2,MOD-D gene encoding Guanine nucleotide-binding protein alpha-3 subunit (COG:D; COG:T; EggNog:ENOG503NVBY), whose amino-acid sequence is MVTMGSCMSTSGEESEQRKRSNKIDRDLEEDSKRLRRECKILLLGSGESGKSTIVKQMKIIHLKGYSHEELKNYRPTVFKNLLECAKSVASAMRQFDIEPVLDENKRHLDFLIDYSLDTNPQTIDAKVSVAIQSLWNDPAKELLMERQTEFYLMDSAEYFFDEAARIAHKEYIPNEMDVLRARTKTTGIYETRFKMGQLSIHMFDVGGQRSERKKWIHCFENVTSIIFCVALSEYDQVLLEESSQNRMMESLLLFDSVVNSRWFMRTSIILFLNKVDIFKQKLGRSPLSNYFPDYSGGNDVNKAAKYLLWRFNQVNRAHLNLYPHLTQATDTSNIRLVFAAVKETILNNALKDSGIL
- the GPH1_1 gene encoding Non-essential glycogen phosphorylase (EggNog:ENOG503NVUR; COG:G; CAZy:GT35); translated protein: MLISNCLAGLADLGFRIEDVIEQEHDAALGNGGLGRLAACFLDSLASLNYPAWGYGLRYRYGIFKQEIIDGYQVEVPDYWLDFNPWEFPRHDVTVDIQFFGHVRKSTDENGRTVAHWEGGEIVKAVAYDVPIPGYATPSTNNLRLWSSTAASGEFDFQKFNNGDYESSVADQQRAETISAVLYPNDNLERGKELRLKQQYFWVAASLYDIVRRFKKSKRPWKEFPEQVAIQLNDTHPTLAVVELQRILLDLEGLEWDEAWNIVTNTFGYTNHTVLPEALEKWSVPLIQHLLPRHLQIIYDINLYFLQSVERRFPEERDLLGRVSIIEESQPKMVRMAHLAIVGSHKVNGVAELHSDLIKTTIFKDFVTIFGPDKFTNVTNGITPRRWLHQANPRLSELISSKTGGKDFLTDLNELNKIELYVKDKAFRKEWADIKLANKERLAKHIQASAGVTVDPTALFDVQVKRIHEYKRQQLNIFGVIHRYLTLKAMSPEERKKQQPRVSIFGGKAAPGYWMAKQIIHLINSVGKVVNNDEDIGDLLKVVFLEDYNVSKAEIIIPASDISEHISTAGTEASGTSNMKFVLNGGLIIGTCDGANIEITREIGENNIFLFGNLAEDVEDLRHAHTYGTHEIDPDLNRVFQEIEKGTFGSTQDFAALISAVRDHGDYYLVSDDFHSYIETQALVDDAYRNQEEWITKCITSVARMGFFSSDRCINEYAEGIWNIEPLRVEKEEGA